A region of Rhizorhabdus wittichii RW1 DNA encodes the following proteins:
- a CDS encoding Alcohol dehydrogenase class III/S-(hydroxymethyl)glutathione dehydrogenase (TIGRFAM: Alcohol dehydrogenase class III/S-(hydroxymethyl)glutathione dehydrogenase~PFAM: Alcohol dehydrogenase, zinc-binding domain protein; Alcohol dehydrogenase GroES domain protein): MKTRAAVAFEAKKPLEIVEVDLEGPKAGEVLVEIMATGICHTDAYTLDGFDSEGIFPSILGHEGAGIVREVGAGVTSVVPGDHVIPLYTPECRQCKSCLSGKTNLCTAIRATQGKGLMPDGTSRFSYKGQPIFHYMGCSTFSNFTVLPEIAVAKIREDAPFQTSCYIGCGVTTGVGAVVNTAKVQVGDNVVVFGLGGIGLNVIQGARLAGANKIIGVDINPDREEWGRRFGMTDFLNSKGMSREDVVAKIVLMTDGGADYTFDATGNTEVMRTALEACHRGWGTSIIIGVAEAGKEISTRPFQLVTGRNWRGTAFGGAKGRTDVPKIVDMYMTGKIEIDPMITHVMGLEEINTAFDLMHQGKSIRSVVVF; the protein is encoded by the coding sequence ATGAAGACTCGCGCCGCCGTTGCGTTCGAAGCCAAGAAGCCGCTGGAGATCGTCGAGGTCGACCTGGAAGGGCCGAAGGCGGGCGAAGTGCTGGTCGAGATCATGGCGACCGGCATCTGCCACACCGACGCCTATACGCTCGACGGCTTCGACAGCGAGGGCATCTTCCCGTCGATCCTGGGCCATGAGGGCGCGGGCATCGTCCGCGAGGTCGGCGCCGGCGTCACCAGCGTCGTCCCCGGCGATCACGTCATCCCGCTCTACACGCCCGAATGCCGCCAGTGCAAAAGCTGCCTCAGCGGCAAGACCAACCTGTGCACCGCGATCCGCGCGACCCAGGGCAAGGGCCTGATGCCCGACGGCACCAGCCGCTTCAGCTACAAGGGCCAGCCGATCTTCCACTATATGGGCTGCTCGACCTTCTCGAACTTCACCGTCCTGCCCGAGATCGCGGTCGCCAAGATCCGCGAGGACGCGCCGTTCCAGACGAGCTGCTACATCGGCTGCGGCGTCACCACCGGTGTCGGCGCGGTGGTCAACACCGCCAAGGTGCAGGTCGGCGACAATGTCGTCGTGTTCGGCCTGGGCGGCATCGGCCTCAACGTCATCCAGGGCGCGCGGCTGGCCGGCGCGAACAAGATCATCGGCGTCGACATCAACCCCGACCGCGAGGAATGGGGCCGCAGGTTCGGCATGACCGACTTCCTCAACAGCAAGGGGATGAGCCGCGAGGACGTCGTCGCGAAGATCGTGCTGATGACCGACGGCGGCGCCGACTACACCTTCGACGCGACCGGCAACACCGAGGTGATGCGCACCGCGCTGGAGGCCTGCCACCGCGGCTGGGGCACCAGCATCATCATCGGCGTGGCCGAGGCGGGCAAGGAGATATCCACCCGCCCGTTCCAGCTCGTCACCGGCCGCAACTGGCGCGGCACCGCGTTCGGCGGCGCCAAAGGCCGCACCGACGTTCCCAAGATCGTCGACATGTACATGACCGGCAAGATCGAGATCGACCCGATGATCACCCATGTCATGGGGCTGGAGGAGATCAACACGGCGTTCGACCTGATGCACCAGGGCAAGTCGATCCGCTCGGTCGTGGTGTTCTGA
- a CDS encoding OmpA/MotB domain protein (PFAM: OmpA/MotB domain protein), with protein MRVISKSPKIRFLLAMLAVSAAGSLPAQQQNLNDPNIVVEGVPIPDPSTMTKGPEIKGVISARTGNRIKVTAADGTSTIIGISDATRITSAAGLFGSNRGKLTADALLNGLPVTVKTLQPAEGQYNALVASQVNFRNSDLKTATMIRNATDQRFEEQTAATESLRGALGDIDKYNIKSTTNVHFDTGKTELSAEDKAHLCSTASTAEATENALMLVVGYTDSTGSDDFNQELSEKRANRVINYLQQACGWKPYRMLTPTGMAKADPAATNDTPEGKAQNRRVAVNILVSKSLDNL; from the coding sequence ATGCGTGTTATTTCCAAGAGCCCGAAAATCCGCTTCCTGCTGGCGATGCTGGCGGTGTCCGCGGCGGGAAGCCTGCCGGCGCAGCAGCAGAATCTGAACGATCCCAACATCGTCGTGGAAGGCGTGCCCATTCCCGACCCGTCGACGATGACCAAGGGGCCCGAGATCAAGGGCGTCATCTCCGCCCGCACCGGCAACCGGATCAAGGTCACGGCCGCCGACGGCACCAGCACGATCATCGGCATCAGCGATGCCACGCGGATCACGTCCGCCGCGGGCCTGTTCGGCAGCAATCGCGGCAAGCTGACCGCCGACGCGCTGCTCAACGGGTTGCCGGTCACGGTCAAGACGCTGCAGCCGGCCGAGGGCCAGTATAATGCGCTGGTGGCGAGCCAGGTCAATTTCCGCAACAGCGACCTCAAGACCGCGACGATGATCCGCAACGCGACCGACCAGCGCTTCGAGGAGCAGACCGCGGCGACCGAATCGCTGCGCGGCGCCCTCGGCGATATCGACAAGTACAACATCAAGAGCACGACCAACGTGCACTTCGATACCGGCAAGACGGAACTCTCCGCGGAGGACAAGGCCCATCTCTGCAGCACGGCGAGCACGGCCGAGGCGACCGAGAACGCGCTGATGCTGGTGGTGGGCTATACCGATTCGACCGGCAGCGACGATTTCAACCAGGAACTGAGCGAGAAGCGCGCCAACCGCGTCATCAACTATCTGCAGCAGGCCTGCGGCTGGAAGCCCTATCGCATGCTGACTCCGACCGGCATGGCCAAGGCCGACCCGGCGGCGACCAACGATACCCCCGAAGGCAAGGCCCAGAACCGCCGTGTCGCGGTGAACATCCTGGTCAGCAAGAGCCTCGACAATCTCTGA
- a CDS encoding S-formylglutathione hydrolase (TIGRFAM: S-formylglutathione hydrolase~PFAM: putative esterase), which yields MPAPLCLEGMTMSLETVSSNLSFGGVQGVYKHASSATGTDMTFSVYVPPHDAGAKLPVVWYLSGLTCTHANVTEKGEYRRACAELGLIFVAPDTSPRGEGVADDPEGAYDFGLGAGFYVDATQPPFAPHYRMWSYVTEELPALIAEHFPVDMGAQAITGHSMGGHGALTIGLTFPDRFRSISAFAPIVAPGQVPWGRKALPGYLGDDQAAWRRHDAVALIEDGARVKELLVDQGEADGFLAEQLKPSLLAAACADAGIDLTLTMRPGYDHSYYFISTFMEDHLRWHAARLRG from the coding sequence ATGCCTGCGCCCCTTTGCCTTGAAGGAATGACGATGAGCCTCGAAACCGTCTCCAGCAACCTTTCCTTCGGCGGCGTCCAGGGCGTCTACAAGCACGCCTCGTCGGCGACCGGCACCGACATGACCTTCTCGGTCTATGTTCCGCCGCACGATGCCGGCGCGAAGCTGCCGGTGGTCTGGTATCTGTCGGGGCTCACCTGCACCCATGCCAACGTCACCGAAAAGGGCGAGTATCGCCGCGCCTGCGCCGAGCTGGGCCTGATCTTCGTCGCACCCGACACTTCGCCGCGCGGCGAGGGCGTCGCCGACGATCCCGAGGGCGCCTATGATTTCGGGCTGGGCGCGGGCTTCTACGTCGATGCCACCCAGCCGCCCTTCGCGCCGCACTACCGGATGTGGAGCTACGTCACCGAGGAGCTGCCCGCGCTGATCGCGGAGCATTTCCCCGTCGACATGGGCGCCCAGGCGATCACCGGCCATTCGATGGGCGGCCATGGCGCGCTGACCATCGGCCTGACCTTCCCCGATCGCTTCCGCTCGATCTCGGCCTTCGCGCCGATCGTCGCGCCGGGGCAGGTGCCGTGGGGCCGCAAGGCGCTGCCCGGCTATCTCGGCGACGACCAGGCCGCGTGGCGCCGCCACGACGCCGTCGCGCTGATCGAGGACGGCGCGCGGGTCAAGGAATTGCTCGTCGATCAGGGCGAGGCGGACGGCTTCCTTGCCGAACAGCTCAAGCCCAGCCTGCTCGCCGCCGCCTGCGCCGATGCGGGGATCGACCTGACGCTCACCATGCGGCCGGGCTACGACCACAGCTATTATTTCATCTCGACCTTCATGGAGGACCACCTCCGCTGGCATGCCGCGCGGCTGCGGGGGTAG
- a CDS encoding Carboxylesterase, type B (PFAM: Carboxylesterase, type B) — MDGDRGRGPVSPQDPSRLDMIMGPAAQLAQSEHCQVLSVFTPSLDGRRPVMVWLHGGAFVSGGGELPWYDAARLSAEQDVVVVTVTYRLGAFGFLQLADTAGPSPGTSDQIAALQWVHRHIGQFGGDPDNVTLFGHSAGGASIEAILQWGHASLVRRAILQSGNARTHRRTREEADKVAQMFVGLAGTDPRLLAENEILPIQRELSRGRHFAFDWWPTSPDVPAEFAVDLMAGWTRDDGLPFLMLADQARPGPDTLSSYSDRIGPANAMFSVGSHAAAQAAVAAGRRAWLYRFDWEAPASHLGAPHCIELPFLLGEPEAWTAAPMLAGASWHEIDSLGAGLRAAWASFARGDGPGDAWRACSDADQPLNILPMRDKGRNP, encoded by the coding sequence TTGGACGGGGATCGCGGGCGCGGACCGGTATCGCCGCAAGACCCGTCCCGCCTCGACATGATCATGGGGCCGGCCGCCCAGCTCGCCCAGAGCGAACATTGTCAGGTCCTGTCCGTCTTCACGCCGTCGCTCGACGGGCGACGTCCGGTGATGGTCTGGCTTCACGGCGGGGCCTTCGTCTCCGGCGGCGGCGAATTGCCATGGTATGATGCCGCCCGCCTTTCCGCCGAACAGGACGTCGTCGTCGTCACGGTCACCTACCGCCTGGGCGCCTTCGGCTTCCTCCAGCTCGCGGACACGGCCGGCCCCAGCCCCGGCACGAGCGACCAGATCGCCGCGCTGCAATGGGTCCATCGCCATATCGGACAGTTCGGCGGCGACCCCGACAATGTGACGCTGTTCGGGCACTCCGCCGGCGGAGCCTCGATCGAAGCGATCCTGCAATGGGGTCACGCATCGCTCGTCCGCCGCGCGATCCTGCAGAGCGGCAATGCCCGCACGCACAGGCGCACGCGCGAGGAAGCCGACAAAGTGGCGCAGATGTTCGTCGGCCTGGCCGGCACCGACCCGCGCCTGCTGGCCGAGAACGAGATATTGCCGATCCAGCGCGAACTTTCGCGCGGGCGCCATTTTGCCTTCGACTGGTGGCCGACATCGCCCGACGTGCCCGCCGAATTCGCGGTCGACCTCATGGCCGGCTGGACCCGGGACGACGGCCTGCCCTTCCTGATGCTCGCCGATCAGGCGCGCCCGGGACCGGACACGCTCTCATCCTATTCGGATCGTATCGGCCCGGCGAACGCCATGTTCAGCGTCGGCAGCCATGCCGCGGCGCAGGCCGCCGTCGCGGCCGGCCGACGGGCCTGGCTCTATCGCTTCGACTGGGAAGCGCCGGCCTCCCATCTGGGCGCCCCGCACTGCATCGAGTTGCCCTTCCTGCTGGGTGAACCCGAAGCATGGACCGCGGCGCCGATGCTGGCCGGGGCATCCTGGCATGAGATCGACTCGCTGGGGGCAGGCCTTCGCGCCGCGTGGGCATCCTTCGCGCGAGGCGATGGCCCCGGGGACGCCTGGCGAGCCTGTTCCGATGCCGATCAACCGCTCAACATCCTGCCGATGCGGGATAAAGGGAGAAACCCATGA
- a CDS encoding Glyoxalase/bleomycin resistance protein/dioxygenase (PFAM: Glyoxalase/bleomycin resistance protein/dioxygenase), translated as MAVISGDGVFSHACVGASDLAQSTKFYDAALAPLGVNNLGAFGDAAMLYGKDKPAFLVLKPGNGEAPSGNGVTIGFAAASQADVDAFHAAGLAAGGSCEGAPGPRGHLPGAYAAYLRDPAGNKVCSYHFTAA; from the coding sequence ATGGCAGTGATTTCGGGTGACGGCGTGTTCTCGCACGCCTGCGTGGGCGCCAGCGATCTGGCCCAGTCGACCAAGTTCTACGACGCGGCGCTCGCGCCGCTCGGCGTGAACAACCTCGGCGCGTTCGGCGACGCGGCGATGCTCTACGGCAAGGACAAGCCGGCCTTCCTGGTGCTCAAGCCGGGCAATGGCGAGGCGCCCTCGGGCAACGGCGTGACGATCGGCTTCGCCGCCGCCAGCCAGGCCGACGTCGACGCCTTCCACGCGGCGGGCCTCGCCGCCGGCGGCAGCTGCGAAGGCGCGCCGGGGCCGCGCGGTCACCTGCCGGGCGCCTATGCCGCCTATCTGCGCGATCCGGCCGGCAACAAGGTCTGCAGCTACCACTTCACCGCCGCCTGA
- a CDS encoding transcriptional regulator, AsnC family (PFAM: regulatory protein, AsnC/Lrp family) — MNADGSLDSYDVRILRRLTEDGRITWRDLAAEIGLSLTPTLRRVRLLEEAGYITGYFAGLDERRLAGAMIVFISVTLERQVRDILESFEERVSALPEIMSGFLMTGGADYLLRAVVRDLDHYRHLLDDLTRIPGVAHIQSSFALKSFINRPAPIVRAAV; from the coding sequence ATGAACGCGGATGGCTCGCTCGACTCCTATGATGTCCGTATCCTGCGGCGGCTGACCGAGGACGGGCGCATCACCTGGCGGGACCTGGCGGCCGAGATCGGCCTGTCGCTGACGCCGACCCTGCGGCGCGTTCGCCTGCTCGAGGAGGCGGGCTATATCACCGGCTATTTCGCGGGGCTCGACGAGCGGCGGCTGGCCGGCGCGATGATCGTGTTCATCTCGGTCACGCTCGAACGGCAGGTGCGCGACATATTGGAGAGCTTCGAGGAACGGGTGAGCGCGCTGCCCGAGATCATGAGCGGCTTCCTGATGACCGGCGGTGCCGACTATCTGCTCCGCGCCGTCGTCCGCGACCTCGACCATTATCGCCACCTGCTCGACGACCTCACCCGGATTCCGGGCGTCGCGCACATCCAGAGCAGCTTCGCGCTCAAATCCTTCATCAACCGCCCGGCGCCGATCGTCCGGGCGGCCGTGTAG
- a CDS encoding pyruvate ferredoxin/flavodoxin oxidoreductase (PFAM: pyruvate ferredoxin/flavodoxin oxidoreductase) translates to MHHDRIVSLDSIYGAEEGPSFMTGIQALVRLPMMQRRLDRRNGLNTAGLVTGYRGSPLGAYDQQLWKASKYLDAHDIVFQPGLNEDLAATALWGAQMHRAFGRTRADGVFGIWYGKGNGVDRTGDVFRNANVLGTAPLGGVLAIGGDDHAAQSSMFPHQTDGIFQSVMMPVIQPATVGEILSLGLAGFALSRFSGLWVAMKTIAEVVESAASFELPDSYPRFISPAEAVPAHGLNWDPRVAWPAQRTELERRMIEERLPAVTAWARANEIDRPVLQGGGRRLCVVTVGKAHQDVMQALANLGIDEGGARAIGLSVYKVAMSWPLDSASLLAFADGFEEILVVEEKRPVVEEQVKVALFNRSGARPRVTGKTDAEGRALLPQTLEFDPLMVARAIVGRLPGTADLAARLAAIEARVPTGEVVPFPARKPFFCSGCPHNSSTKTPEGSIAGGGIGCHVMAVSQPKLKTATFSQMGGEGLQWVGAAPFSETGHIFQNLGDGTYQHSGLLAIRAAVAAKANITFKILYNDAVAMTGGQPAEGAIDPARISRQLAAEGVGQIHLVSDDPDRWRAAPDLAEGVTIAHRDDLDRVQRRLREVPGVTAIIYEQTCAAEKRRRRKRGEFPDPDKRIFINPRVCEGCGDCSVQSNCIAVEPLETGFGRKRRINQSSCNKDFSCIKGFCPSFVEVEGAVLRKPDGERLKAFEASRFAALPEPERPARDGVANIYVAGIGGLGVLTIGALLGTAAHLDGRGATVLDFTGLAQKNGAVVSQVRIAPPGVPIHAVRIGAGEIDVLLGTDMVVAAGQDVLRRIAADRSVLVLNDDETPTADVVTDRDFALPGAAMADTLTRRARATHRLRATSIAEGLFGNNVAANTLLLGHAWQKGLIPLDAEAVRGAIRANGAAVSLNLRAFDWGRLAAIDLALVEEMAGLAAPAPQTETIDALAARLAAELTAYQDARYAARFAALVAAARRAAAGLGREGEDFAEAVARNAYRLMAYKDEYEVARLHADPAFAATLGEQFSDRRRLSVYLAPPLLSRIDPATGRPRKRRFGPWIFTAFRLLARMKGLRGSWADPFGHSHERRTERQLIEDYVALVGELAADLSPATLPIATELARLPDAIRGYGPVKAAAIAEAEARKATLLEALAESRRPSEARAAA, encoded by the coding sequence ATGCACCACGACCGGATCGTCAGCCTCGACAGCATCTACGGCGCCGAGGAGGGGCCGAGCTTCATGACCGGCATCCAGGCGCTGGTGCGGCTGCCGATGATGCAGCGGCGACTCGATCGCCGGAACGGGCTGAACACCGCCGGGCTCGTCACCGGCTATCGCGGCTCGCCGCTCGGCGCCTATGACCAGCAGCTCTGGAAGGCCTCCAAATATCTCGACGCGCACGACATCGTCTTCCAGCCGGGATTGAACGAGGACCTCGCCGCGACTGCGCTGTGGGGCGCGCAGATGCACAGGGCGTTCGGCAGGACCCGCGCCGACGGCGTGTTCGGCATCTGGTACGGCAAGGGCAATGGCGTCGACCGCACCGGCGACGTGTTCCGCAACGCCAATGTGCTGGGCACCGCCCCGCTTGGCGGGGTGCTGGCGATCGGCGGCGACGACCATGCCGCCCAGTCGTCGATGTTCCCGCACCAGACCGACGGCATCTTCCAGTCGGTGATGATGCCGGTGATCCAGCCCGCGACGGTCGGCGAGATCTTGTCGCTCGGCCTCGCCGGCTTCGCGCTGTCGCGCTTCTCCGGCCTGTGGGTGGCGATGAAGACGATCGCCGAAGTGGTCGAGAGCGCCGCCTCGTTCGAGCTGCCCGACAGCTATCCGCGCTTCATTTCCCCGGCGGAAGCGGTCCCCGCGCACGGGCTCAACTGGGACCCGCGCGTCGCCTGGCCGGCGCAGCGCACCGAGCTCGAGCGGCGGATGATCGAGGAGCGGCTGCCCGCGGTCACCGCCTGGGCGCGCGCCAACGAGATCGACCGGCCGGTGCTACAGGGTGGCGGGCGGCGGCTGTGCGTCGTCACCGTCGGCAAGGCGCACCAGGACGTGATGCAGGCGCTCGCCAATCTCGGCATCGACGAAGGCGGCGCGCGGGCGATCGGCCTGTCGGTCTACAAGGTGGCGATGAGCTGGCCGCTCGACAGCGCGAGCCTGCTCGCCTTCGCCGACGGCTTCGAGGAGATACTGGTCGTCGAGGAGAAGCGCCCGGTCGTCGAGGAACAGGTCAAGGTCGCGCTGTTCAACCGCAGCGGCGCCCGGCCGCGCGTCACCGGCAAGACCGACGCCGAGGGCCGCGCCCTGCTGCCGCAGACGCTGGAATTCGACCCGCTGATGGTCGCGCGGGCGATCGTCGGCCGGCTGCCGGGCACCGCCGATCTCGCCGCGCGGCTGGCGGCGATCGAGGCGCGGGTGCCGACGGGCGAGGTCGTCCCCTTCCCCGCGCGCAAGCCCTTCTTCTGCTCGGGCTGCCCGCACAACAGCTCGACGAAAACGCCCGAGGGGTCGATCGCGGGCGGCGGCATCGGCTGCCACGTCATGGCGGTGTCGCAGCCCAAGCTCAAGACCGCGACCTTCAGCCAGATGGGCGGCGAGGGCCTGCAATGGGTCGGCGCCGCGCCCTTCTCCGAGACCGGCCATATCTTCCAGAATCTGGGCGACGGCACCTATCAGCATTCGGGGCTGCTCGCGATCCGCGCGGCGGTGGCGGCGAAGGCCAACATCACCTTCAAGATCCTCTACAACGACGCGGTGGCGATGACCGGCGGCCAGCCGGCCGAGGGCGCGATCGACCCCGCAAGGATCAGCCGCCAGCTCGCCGCCGAGGGCGTCGGCCAAATCCACCTGGTCAGCGACGATCCCGACCGCTGGCGCGCCGCGCCCGACCTGGCCGAGGGCGTGACGATCGCGCATCGCGACGATCTCGACCGGGTGCAGCGCCGGCTGCGCGAGGTGCCCGGCGTCACCGCGATCATCTACGAACAGACCTGCGCCGCCGAGAAGCGTCGCCGCCGCAAGCGCGGCGAATTCCCCGATCCCGACAAGCGCATCTTCATCAACCCGCGCGTCTGCGAGGGCTGCGGCGACTGCTCGGTCCAGTCCAACTGCATCGCGGTCGAGCCGCTGGAGACCGGTTTCGGCCGCAAGCGGCGGATCAACCAGTCGAGCTGCAACAAGGATTTCTCCTGCATCAAGGGCTTCTGCCCGAGCTTCGTCGAGGTCGAGGGCGCGGTGCTGCGCAAGCCCGACGGCGAACGGCTGAAGGCGTTCGAGGCGAGCCGCTTCGCCGCGCTGCCGGAGCCCGAGCGTCCCGCGCGGGACGGCGTCGCCAACATCTATGTCGCCGGGATCGGCGGGCTGGGCGTGCTGACGATCGGCGCGTTGCTCGGCACCGCCGCCCATCTCGACGGGCGCGGCGCGACCGTGCTCGACTTCACCGGCCTCGCCCAGAAGAACGGCGCGGTGGTCAGCCAGGTGCGGATCGCGCCGCCGGGGGTGCCGATCCACGCCGTCCGCATCGGCGCGGGCGAGATCGACGTGCTGCTGGGCACCGACATGGTCGTCGCAGCCGGGCAGGACGTGCTGCGCCGGATCGCCGCCGACCGATCGGTGCTCGTCCTCAACGACGACGAGACGCCGACCGCCGACGTCGTCACCGACCGCGACTTCGCGCTGCCGGGCGCGGCGATGGCCGACACGCTCACGCGCCGCGCCCGGGCCACGCATCGCCTGCGCGCGACGAGCATCGCCGAGGGACTGTTCGGCAACAATGTCGCCGCCAACACGCTGCTGCTCGGCCATGCCTGGCAGAAGGGGCTGATCCCGCTCGACGCCGAGGCGGTGCGCGGCGCGATCCGGGCAAACGGCGCGGCGGTGTCGCTCAACCTGCGCGCGTTCGACTGGGGCCGGCTCGCCGCGATCGACCTCGCGCTGGTCGAGGAGATGGCGGGGCTCGCCGCCCCCGCGCCGCAGACCGAGACGATCGACGCGCTGGCCGCGCGCCTCGCGGCCGAGCTGACCGCCTATCAGGACGCGCGCTATGCGGCGCGCTTCGCCGCGCTGGTCGCCGCCGCGCGCCGCGCCGCCGCCGGGCTCGGCCGGGAGGGCGAGGATTTCGCCGAGGCGGTCGCCCGCAACGCCTACAGGCTGATGGCGTACAAGGACGAATATGAGGTGGCGCGGCTCCATGCCGATCCGGCGTTCGCGGCGACGCTGGGCGAGCAATTCTCGGACCGCAGGCGCCTGTCGGTCTATCTGGCGCCGCCGCTGCTGTCGCGGATCGACCCCGCGACCGGCCGGCCGCGCAAGCGCCGGTTCGGGCCGTGGATCTTCACCGCCTTCCGCCTGCTCGCCCGGATGAAGGGGCTGCGCGGAAGCTGGGCCGATCCGTTCGGCCATAGCCATGAACGCCGGACCGAGCGGCAGCTGATCGAGGACTATGTCGCGCTGGTCGGCGAACTGGCGGCGGACCTGTCGCCCGCCACTTTGCCGATCGCCACCGAGCTCGCCCGCCTGCCCGACGCGATCCGCGGCTACGGCCCGGTCAAGGCGGCGGCGATCGCCGAGGCCGAAGCGCGCAAGGCGACGCTGCTGGAAGCGCTGGCCGAGAGCCGCCGCCCGTCGGAGGCAAGGGCCGCCGCCTGA
- a CDS encoding Endoribonuclease L-PSP (PFAM: Endoribonuclease L-PSP) → MKPPITPIPLHWDWERDIPPAPGLVVGQMIYLSGQCAFDPGGKVVAPRDMIAQADRCFANIQDILGRVGASMTDIVKLTTYFTEPLSRERAEQYWDVRRRYFGDYRPASTGVQVASLILPELVVEIEAIACLPEQR, encoded by the coding sequence ATGAAGCCGCCCATCACGCCGATCCCGCTCCACTGGGATTGGGAACGAGACATCCCGCCCGCGCCGGGCCTGGTCGTCGGCCAGATGATCTATCTGTCGGGTCAGTGCGCCTTCGATCCCGGCGGCAAGGTCGTGGCGCCCCGCGACATGATCGCCCAGGCCGATCGATGCTTCGCGAACATCCAGGACATCCTGGGCCGCGTCGGCGCCTCGATGACCGACATCGTGAAGCTCACCACCTATTTCACCGAACCGCTCTCGAGGGAGCGGGCAGAGCAATATTGGGACGTCCGCCGCCGATATTTCGGCGATTACCGCCCCGCGAGCACGGGCGTGCAGGTCGCTTCGCTCATATTGCCCGAGCTTGTGGTGGAGATCGAGGCGATCGCCTGTCTGCCCGAGCAAAGGTGA
- a CDS encoding L-threonine aldolase (PFAM: aromatic amino acid beta-eliminating lyase/threonine aldolase) has protein sequence MRERHDFFSDNTAGICPEALAAFTAANAGFAPSYGADPISVQAADAIRALLDADADVRFVSTGTVANAIACATLCPPAGAVLAYEEAHIRFHEAGAPGFFGGGLEIEPLAGIDGRIDPAALDQALTRPRGAEERRPAALSLTNATEYGTVYDDAMLARLSVVAKDAGLRIHLDGARLANAVAAGFDPRTLARAGVDIAVLGGSKAGAPFSEAIVLLDKRLAEGFDERLKRSGQLTSKMRLLAAPWIGLLDGQGDDRPWIAHARHANAMARRLADGLPFATAYPVESNAVFVSMDDAQESALAARGWRFARFEDGSARFVCSWATSAEAVDALIADARDIG, from the coding sequence ATGCGCGAGCGCCACGACTTCTTCTCCGACAACACCGCCGGCATCTGCCCCGAGGCGCTGGCCGCCTTCACCGCCGCCAATGCGGGCTTCGCGCCGAGCTACGGCGCAGACCCGATCAGTGTGCAGGCGGCCGACGCGATCCGCGCGCTGCTCGACGCCGATGCCGACGTGCGCTTCGTCTCGACCGGCACCGTCGCCAACGCGATCGCCTGCGCGACCCTCTGCCCGCCCGCGGGCGCGGTGCTCGCCTATGAAGAGGCGCATATCCGCTTCCACGAGGCCGGCGCCCCCGGCTTCTTCGGCGGCGGGCTGGAGATCGAGCCGCTGGCGGGGATCGACGGCCGGATCGACCCGGCCGCGCTCGACCAGGCGCTCACCCGGCCGCGCGGCGCGGAGGAGCGGCGGCCGGCGGCGCTGTCGCTGACCAACGCGACCGAATATGGCACCGTCTATGACGATGCGATGCTCGCCCGGCTGAGCGTGGTCGCGAAGGACGCCGGGCTCCGCATCCATCTCGACGGGGCGCGGCTCGCCAATGCGGTGGCGGCGGGGTTCGATCCCCGGACGCTGGCCCGCGCCGGCGTCGACATCGCCGTGCTCGGCGGGTCGAAGGCCGGCGCGCCCTTTTCCGAGGCGATCGTGCTGCTCGACAAGCGCCTGGCCGAGGGTTTCGACGAGCGGCTGAAGCGGAGCGGCCAGCTCACCTCGAAGATGCGGCTGCTCGCGGCGCCGTGGATCGGCCTGCTCGACGGCCAGGGCGACGACCGCCCCTGGATCGCCCATGCCCGCCACGCCAATGCGATGGCGCGGCGGCTGGCCGACGGCCTCCCCTTCGCGACCGCCTATCCGGTCGAATCGAACGCGGTGTTCGTGTCGATGGACGACGCGCAGGAAAGCGCGCTGGCGGCGCGGGGCTGGCGCTTCGCCCGGTTCGAGGACGGATCGGCGCGCTTCGTCTGTTCCTGGGCGACCAGCGCGGAAGCGGTCGACGCGCTGATCGCGGACGCCAGGGATATCGGCTGA